In the Streptomyces marianii genome, one interval contains:
- the tpg gene encoding telomere-protecting terminal protein Tpg — protein sequence MTDEAMQQIAQRGPVRDGLERAERTKFTEPVPTSPTEQVRFLVEKVKVGTRALAARLGVSQRTVQRYIKGTIRTPRQATREALADQAASEWQPEVRAQVRERASSTTGLLISVRCRFGFDAPGGSSDEARMRRITQRVSPAAAREIIAGLEAGVPEKDLHDLVAHALGEAYFQDGGSRAAGLTVRMRDIDYIDFRY from the coding sequence ATGACTGATGAAGCCATGCAGCAGATAGCGCAGCGGGGTCCGGTCCGCGACGGCCTGGAGCGCGCGGAGCGCACGAAGTTCACCGAGCCGGTGCCGACGTCGCCAACGGAGCAGGTTCGGTTCCTGGTGGAGAAGGTGAAGGTCGGGACACGGGCTCTGGCGGCCCGTCTGGGCGTCTCACAGCGGACCGTGCAGCGCTACATCAAGGGCACGATCCGTACGCCGCGCCAGGCCACCCGGGAGGCCCTGGCCGACCAGGCCGCCAGCGAGTGGCAGCCGGAGGTCCGTGCGCAGGTCCGGGAGCGGGCGTCCAGCACCACGGGCCTGCTGATCTCCGTCCGCTGCCGTTTCGGGTTCGACGCTCCCGGCGGAAGCTCCGACGAGGCACGGATGCGCCGGATCACCCAGCGCGTCTCCCCGGCCGCGGCCCGGGAAATCATCGCGGGCCTCGAGGCCGGCGTCCCCGAAAAGGACCTCCACGACCTGGTCGCCCACGCGCTGGGCGAGGCGTACTTCCAGGACGGCGGCAGCCGCGCGGCGGGCCTGACCGTACGCATGCGGGACATCGACTACATCGACTTCCGCTACTGA